The following nucleotide sequence is from Aedes aegypti strain LVP_AGWG chromosome 3, AaegL5.0 Primary Assembly, whole genome shotgun sequence.
tttgatggagatttttttctgataataacggtcaggggagcaccgtgcgcTTTAGCACTCTGGAGACaattgaatggtgaatgttcaacatttttcccaactgccggtgcaacaggtcaggaaattccaagtgtttggaaagaatttgttctttcgactcgcgttggttcacctccattttcgttgaatcgaaaaacacgacttcgagtttgacagcatgtagacaatacacatcaatgagaaagtgtgcaaaatttggttgatttttacccaatggtagaaaagttatgccctgttgaatgtgtcgcaataatttcgtgttcgccctttatgtCTCTTACTCAAAATTGAGGTAATGCATTTTCGGTTTTTGGGTTATTTTACTCATcactctctgacaacaataaaagaagcgaatgaaatagggagagaaaaataactcaaaaattctGGTTTTACATTTTCGCCGTTGAAGGTAATTTTCAAGTATTACGATATGAGACGTTGTGCTGTAAATACTTAAATGTTTCAAATCCTATATTCTTATCttctttttttatctttatcaacgagatttttagccctgggctagttcatctcgggaccaacggttttCCTTcttttccgaaggaagtcgtcactattatttatttttatatatttattattttgacgacataagtgactatctcggggatgggatacgatcccaggtcctcggcatgACAGGTGTTAGTTCTAATCACTACAGCAGGGCCCGTCTTCTAACAATAGCTTTATTATTGGAGGCGGCAGAATCAATCAATCAGTCGTAAAGTCTTTCTTATTCGATAGCCGTTAGGCGCAAATGTTTCTAAACTCCTCATTCTGGCCAccatgagcgttcaaatctcctttCAATGATCctttgaatcatgattgtctCTTTCGAATCTTTGAATGCGTGAGGTTCATGAATCATATTATGAACAGATCAGTTATGGTGGTGTCAGCTGCTGGCTGTCActatcagtgctgggaatggtaaaagtagtaggcttgaattttcgcgaaaatcacgtggctctcccagtacagtagttcaaaaacgtgaatctcatcaagtagcctatgttgggtgcacgaattttctaaatcatgagtgtcattgaaggctctaaatgcgggaaatgcagcgggaaatagaacatttttctacagtagttttgggttgcccttagccacgggtgttttgctattttcaaagcattttgcctacagcagcgatgggcgtgagtttcactgacttcgctgactgtgattggctttgcttggctactgtagagtgaatttcagattttttcccaaccctagTCTCGATACCCTGGCTTGTCGAGCTAAACGTGAAATATAATGTTGAATGAAGTTGACAATTTTGCAATTTTACGTCCCGATTTTCTAATTTAAGGCTTTCAGGCGCTTTCACGAATCATCATTCTATTTTTTGCTGCTTCACCTTTGGAACAAATTATCTATATAGATGCTAAATGAATACATTATTCAAAAATGTAGTGAATTAATTTTATCTTTCTTTTTATTCAACATCATTGACTTGTTTAGTTTTTCTTGGACACAATATCCAGACTTCTATCATAAAATTCACACTAGCACAGAGCAACCCAGAGCCTAGGATGATGAAACCTCCCATCACGTCCTCCATTGCCAGCGGTTTTGGTTCATTTGGCTGGCGTACATGCGAGTTCAACGCAACCATTTGTACGTAGTAGTCATTGTACTGGAAAATGTTCTGATATTCCTGAAGCAACAGTAGTGACGCATCGGATGCCTGTCCTAGTAACTCATTGAATCGTTCCATCAACGGCCATGTTTTGGTAGCCATTGCTACCTCATGCTCGTAATACAGATCATTTTGCATCAGCTGATACTTGTGAATGTTGCCAGCATTGATCCAATCTCCCAGCATTAGGTGTCCGTTGTGTAACCGAGCCAAGGCAAATGCCGAATTTCCTTGGTCGGCTATCTGGGCGAGCATTGGAGGCACGTCAACTTTAAAGTTGGAACAAAGACTCACTTCTGTAGGCTGGGGGGTTAAAACAGTTTTCATGAACTCTAAGACATTGAGTTTACCACATTCTACATCAACTTACATTGTCCGATAAACGCAAAGAGTATGACCATGCTTCATGTGCTTGCATCCATGTGATTCCGCTTTTAGCCAACTCCTCTTTGGTATCGATAGCTGGTTCATACATCGGAATCGTTCGCAGACTTGCATACTTTCCCAAGTAGATAGTAGCTAAGTTCATACTGAAGATTAACACGGCTACGGATAGCAAAGTTTCGGATACAGAAC
It contains:
- the LOC110677943 gene encoding uncharacterized protein LOC110677943 isoform X2; the encoded protein is MEFCRRRNCTIDLVVDSVNMWGVINPNRTGNGILGNVVERRADLGIGALSSWYHCYQYLAFSFAYERGGVTCVVPKPKQLPRWKEVAMGFTTSVYMTIFVTFCCTVVVYMLIVRLTIQEPLERTFAWNVLNVLAIYLLQATNIVRSRSVSETLLSVAVLIFSMNLATIYLGKYASLRTIPMYEPAIDTKEELAKSGITWMQAHEAWSYSLRLSDNPTEVSLCSNFKVDVPPMLAQIADQGNSAFALARLHNGHLMLGDWINAGNIHKYQLMQNDLYYEHEVAMATKTWPLMERFNELLGQASDASLLLLQEYQNIFQYNDYYVQMVALNSHVRQPNEPKPLAMEDVMGGFIILGSGLLCASVNFMIEVWILCPRKTKQVNDVE